The following are encoded in a window of Phaseolus vulgaris cultivar G19833 chromosome 3, P. vulgaris v2.0, whole genome shotgun sequence genomic DNA:
- the LOC137805550 gene encoding uncharacterized protein, which translates to MGGNTKAGYLRHLIGREGVDFVCIQETKAKRFSDAKCFSLWGNNNSGWLHYEGDNGSGSLLSMWNKETFVYQSHLMSKGFIAVFGSHSKANIRCVVVNVYAACNLKEKKILWEELSNIMSASQDVVWCLCGDFNAVRSPSERKGSMVRGDQSKEIEGFNNFIESNKLIEIPSVGKRFTWFNSNGLAKSRLDRVLVSEEWLVQ; encoded by the coding sequence ATGGGAGGAAATACCAAAGCAGGGTATTTAAGACATCTTATAGGGAGGGAAGGAGTGGATTTTGTGTGTATTCAAGAAACAAAGGCTAAACGGTTCTCTGATGCTAAATGCTTCTCGTTGTGGGGGAATAATAACAGTGGATGGTTACATTACGAAGGTGATAATGGTAGTGGTAGCTTACTTTCGATGTGGAATAAGGAGACTTTTGTTTATCAGAGTCACTTGATGAGTAAGGGTTTTATCGCCGTCTTTGGGTCTCACTCCAAAGCTAATATTAGATGTGTAGTGGTGAATGTCTATGCAGCATGTAAtttgaaagagaagaagattCTATGGGAGGAGTTGTCCAATATTATGTCCGCTTCACAAGATGttgtgtggtgtttgtgtggTGACTTTAATGCTGTCAGAAGTCCAAGTGAAAGGAAGGGTAGTATGGTACGGGGTGACCAGTCAAAAGAGATTGAAGGGTTCAACAATTTCATCGAATCTAATAAGTTGATTGAAATCCCTTCTGTGGGGAAAAGGTTCACTTGGTTTAATTCTAATGGTTTGGCGAAGAGTAGACTGGATAGAGTTCTTGTTTCTGAGGAATGGCTGGTTCAGTAG